CAAATTCTAATTGTATTTTTGACTACCATGCCCCTATCTTTTTCGAAGAGCCATACATGACTACTCAGCTCTCCTGAGTGTTACCTTTTCTAGATTTTCCCTTCATATAATAGTCGGAGTAGTGGTGATGGCGTGATTCATGTTGGaatttggagagagaaataatatGTAAAACAGCTTTGCATACTTTACTTGGAATcgagtaatatatatattcttctgTTGCTTCCTCAGGTATCCATTTGTCTTGCTAACCTCAGCAACTCTAACCAGTGATGACCGCAGCCTTCTCCAAGTGCCAGGCATTACGCCATAGAAACTGAAAATGAACTACTATGTTactgtaacagcctaagcccaccactaaccgttattgttttctttaggctttcccttccaggttcccctcatggttttaaaacgtgtctgctagggaaaggttttcacacccgtataaagaatgcttcgttctacTCCCCTTATCTAGTTAGATCTTTGGAAGAGCCATGAACAGTAAACTCTTGAAGTGACACAAGCCACTTAAATGATTCAGTTGCTTTAATGTATATGGTGCATACTTGATCATTCTGCTGAAAATAATGTGAAATTTGGCAGGTTTGTAGGAATACCTCTGTTGGTAGGAGGAGCAAAAGCCCAATGAAGGCGTTGAGAGGAAAATGCAATCCAGAAAAGGAGCAAAAGAAGGTGGTGTGGTCACACTTGGAACAGATTAAGAATGTGGTAAGAGTATATCCCCTGGAAGATGCTGAATTTGTTCGTGCTGCCTCCAtttatcacttttttttcttcttcatgtcCTGCTTTCTGCTCACGTTTCCTTTTTAACAAAAGAAAGTGGCCGCACACCGCTCTTGGTGTCACGTCAGTCTCTTGATTCCCTTTCTTCCCTGCCCTGCAAAGCTTCTATAACAACGAGTGCAGCTTCTTTATCAAACCCTCTTTACAACTGCACCCAACCCCACCACCAATTTCTCTCATGCCCCTCTCTGCGGCCACCCTAGCGGTGGCCAGCGGCGGTGGAGCTTCCATTTCAGGTGGAGATTGTGTGAAGTTTACTGTATTGTTTTTCCCCCATGCTCAACTAGTTGAGTCCTGGTAGTGAAGAGGAGATGATACAAAGGTTTCTTGAAAGTTTGTGTGTCTTCTTCAGTGGGGCCAGAGGAGATGTTTAAGACTTCCTCTGTAAAGGGCAACTCCCATCCTTTGGCATTCTCCAAATTCCCAGAAAAATCTCACTGTTCTTCGCTTCTCCTGATGTGGGCATCAAGGAAGTTCAGAACTTTTGGATTCAGTGACTCGGATTGTGCACTATTGTTTTACTcttgctttgctttgctttctGATAATGCGTCACTTGGTGGTcgcttatatatatatatatatatatatctatggctatggctatggcATGCCCTCAGCCCCCCTGAGGTTTAAGAATGCATTGTACTCATCTCTCATCTCTCTGTGAGTGATTGGAAATCTCTGTCTTTCTCTTTGGATTGTTGGAATTTTGAGATGAATAGTTTGATTATAAGCTCCTTGGTTCAGTTTATTTTGCAGAAGCTCCTTGCTttcaggttttttttttttttttttttttttttttttttttttttttttttttttttttttttttttttttttttttNTTTTTTTTAGCAAAAGCTTCTTTACCATTTCATGGAGTTTTaggattcatttttttaaaaaaaaaaaaatactctttttggtttttttttttaattttaaattttaaatttttggtttttgaaaatgaaatttaatttttatttgaaagtttaaaaaaagtaaaatgttacTAAATATTTCACTCTTAAACACAAATAATatactaataaatttttaaaattaaaaaaatgtagagattgaaataaaatagtttgTAACCCAAATATGATTTATACACTGGCagctaaattaattaagacaCATCAGAATTTATACTCCAAAAGtacaaatttgatttatatatttaattataactaaaattagtaataaaatcataaaagcAGTAAgcacattttgaaaaaagacaAATTCCAAATGCATCTGTACAACTAGGAGCGAAAGACCATGTATGTAACTAGTTACTTTACCGATAGCGAGAGGAGAATAAGTTTAGAGTCGAGTTGACTCAACTAGATAATCTCAACCGAAGAATAGATGATAGAAAGAGTAGTTTGGGACACGTGGGCCAGTAAGCTCTAGATAATTCTCACGATCACGGTCAATCATGGTTCAACTCTATATCGTGAATGTGAATCCAATAACTTCTTTCATTAACATACAATCACGGTCGATCAGGGTTCCAAGAAAGTCTTCATGTTTTGCTTGGTTCGGCTCGGAAGTACATGAACCGGGTTCACATTGGAGTAATAAAGGTTCGTCTTAGAAATGGAGAGAGTGGGCCGGCCCAGGGCCGTGACGACGACGTATTGGTCCATTATTTTCCCCTTGGAGTCCGTATAACATAAAATTGCGTAATTACAAATTCTGCCCCATCTGCCCTTTCTGCCCGTCTCTGTGCAGGCCTCCATCTTTATCCTTCCTTCTCCATTGTTTCACTCTCACACTGCGTTGGTTCGTCTTCAATTTCCATGGATGCTTCTTCATACTCCTTCTTCTTATCCATTTCCTCCTTCACTTTCCATTAACCATACCTCATCAAAACCCTAACTTCACTTTCTTccgatctctctctctttctccatGTCTGCTCTTGCCGGTACTTGCGATCCGCTGCTACATTCGCTGTTCAGGAGGTTGCTTTTCGAATTCTAGAAGTTAGAGGTTCGTAATTTTTTGTCGATTTCTAGTTTGAGGACTGATTATCATTAGGTATGAAGCGGGAGTTAGCTTTTGCTTTGGAGGTTCAGTCTCAGCTTGAGGAAACTCTTGGGCATACTCGTAGTGAGACTCTAGTTGAGGCGAGGTCGAGTAGTTATTTAGATGAAGCTTCTAGAAGTGGTGGCTGTAAGAGATTTAAAGGCTGTGTTGTGAATGGTTTGATTGTGTATACGAGGGTAAGGAGGTCTCAGATCAATGTGTACAGCGGGCTGGATAATCAAATTAGAAACAATTGTAATAGCGCGGTGAAGATTGAAATTCCTGGAAGCTTGGAAGTTGGGAAGGGTAGTAGGACTGAGGAGGTTCAAATTAAGACTATAGGCTTAGATAAATCAAATTGCAACCCTGTGAGTTCTGTTTGTGAGAAAGAGTCTCATGGGGCGGTGGAGAAATCTGCAGATAAGGAAGAAGGGGCCGAGGGGAGTCCTTTGGTTATGGCAGAGGCGAGAGAAGTTGAAGAGAATTTGCCTGGGTGGGGAGTTAAGCGGTTTACGCGCTCGTCATTAAAACCGAAGGTTGAGCCCGAGGAAGGCCCCTCAATTACAATAACCTCTGTTAAAGACGAAGTTATTTCAGGCGTGGTCGGTGAAACAATTGAAACAGTCAACTCTCTGTCAACTCCGAAGAATAAGTTGGAATTAAAGATGTCGAAAAAGATTGCATTGAATAAGCGGCCAATGACTGTGAGGGAGCTCTTTGATACTGGTTTGCTCGAGGGTGTCCGTGTCATCTACATGGGTGTAAAGAAGGTTGGTTATTGCCTTTTGCTCATTTAAACTCTCGaattctaaatttctacttcACAGTATGTTTAATCATTTAGAATTTTGTATGTGATACATATTTGGGAACTGGGTTTATCTTCGTTCTGCATTTTGATCTCAGGCACATGATTATGGTCTGCGCGGTACAATTAAAGATGGTGGGATTTTGTGCACATGCTCGTCCTGCAATGGATGCAGGGTATGTAATCTCTTTGGATTTAACATGGGAAATCTTCAAATGATTTTTGCTAgtgttttctttaatttttcttcttcttcttcaatctaGGTAATTCCTCCTTCGCAATTTGAGATTCACGCTTGTAAACAATATAAACGAGCAGCTCAGTACATATGTCTTGAGAACGGGAAGAGCCTTCTCGACCTGTTGAGAGCATGCAAGGGAAGTAGGCAGACACTTGAGGTCACTATTCAAAATCTGATTAGCTCTTCtccagaagaaaaatattttacgtGTAGAGATTGTAAAGGTGAAATTCTGGTTTTCTAATGTTTGTCGCCACTAGCAGGCGTCATAATAAGGCACAACCAAAACCCAGTAGTTTATAGGAACTATAATCTGTTTGATAATTACTGTGTTTTACGATGTCTAGGATGCTTTCCTTCATCCATTGGACAAGTGGGACCTTTATGCTCTTCATGCGAGGAATCAAAGCGATCTCAGTGTACGCCATCATTGGCAACTCCCCCCACTTCCCCAATTAATAAGAAACTGAGGTACGGTATATACTTCTTTCAACTTCAGTTGTCTCCCTGTTCTCTGGAATacgatttttccttttctatgcACGTTTAGTTACGATTGTATTATCATGGGTGCCGATTCATCATTTTATTTCCACCCTTTTCCTATTGCCCGAACCCAATTGCTTCGTTGCATGTTATGGGTTCTGGAAAATTAAGTTAGAATTTTGTATTCTTCCCTGGCATGTCTTCTACTTATGTTATCGTATCCAGTAATATCTATATGTAATAACTCTCCATGACGGCTAAGTGCATGAACTGTTACCCGAAGTATTCTTTGCAACTTCAAGCCGTGGAGAACTCTAATGAGATagtaaaatttataagtaaaaaatggGTGATGTAGCGCTTATAAATAAAGATGGGATTAGTTATGCATGTAAGACTGATGTAATTTCTTCAACAGTGTAACTTTCGGCGCCATTAACTGAAAAATGTGAATTCTGtaaatttattacaatttaaatCATGAATGCACAAAAAGGGCagaatcttttttcttcagtATCTTTAAGatgttatttctttaaaactagttttgtttttcaggtCAACAGAGCCTACCACATCAAAATCACCTGGAAGTGCTCCAGTACATATCCCTTCACGATATAAACGTAAATGGGAGATAAAAACCAAGTTAGTATCATTTTGTCTCGTGCTATTTTACCATCACTACTGgctaaactttttaattttttaatttttttataattccaCTTCCTTTCTGTTTCTCCCTGGCATGTTTGGTGATTGAAGTAAAATTTAATGCCTTTCCATTAAGATAGCAGTatcctatttctttttctgagGTGCTCAACTTTAATAGCTTTTCAAGTTCAATCACTGGTATAACTTTCAGGTCAAAATTGTCCGAATACATTTCCATCTCAAGGTCTTCCAAAAGCGCACCCTTGCGTGTCCCTTCAAAGTACAAGAGTGCATTGAAGATGAGAAAAAAGTTAGTGCAGTTTGTCTCcagattattatttttacccactttgatattttacttttttttttttttttaaatatctttaactTTTACTGTAGCTTGCACTTGTTcgtaaaatggaaaattaatgTTATTGAGGTTTCATATTTCGGTGTAGGACGTAACAATACATAATCAAACTAGTTGCTTATTTTTATCTAGTATATTGGTTCAGTTTAATTCTTCTATTACTTTGTTGAATTAGCATTTTATggttcttttatattttaattttcttgtaaGCTTAAAACAGCCGCATTTAGGTTGTCTTTAGAAGGTCTGAACGTGAATGAATTAAGTGTTGTTAGATAGCCTTCTCTGGTTTTGGAAATTTCTCCTGTTTCCCATGGGTTTGGCTTAATCCATTGTAACACACAAACCTACTGCATCAGTTTGATCTGAGAGGCATTGATTCCTTCTAGGGAGGTATGATGGTCATGTATAGCAATTGGAGTTGAATGAGTCGAGGTGGAGTGACCAtcataacttttcttttttgtcagATCTAACGTTTCAAACCTTTTAGGTAGTTTCCATCATCTTCATCCCAATGGTATAAAACTGTTGGAGCAGCGTAAAATTTTTATGTAAAGGGGCCATAATTCTCAACACTCAAATCTGTCTTTTTAGAGGAAGAGATAGTATTATGTTCTtaagttctttgttttttaattttattttaaatctctACATAGGTCTGTCCATGTGCACCCATATAATTAATGATGAATTAAGTTTATTCATTAACTCCCCTCCTTCAACTTCATTCTCTTCCATCCTTCATGCCTAGTCGACTTCTCGTCTTCACCATAGTCTATCCTTGACTTTTGTCGATAGACCTTTGCAACGAGGCTCGCCTTGTACCGATCTAGTCTACCTTGAgcattcatcttcttcttgtaCACCCACTTTATTCCAATGGACTAACATCCTTTTGGCAATTTGACCATCTCCCACGTTTGATTTCGGTCGTGGACTGCTTGCCACTTCTCATCTCGTATAGCTTCTTTAAAAGTGATTATTTCAGCATCCACCAAAAGACATTAAATGTACCTCACTTTTCGAGTCGTACAAGTCTTGCATGGTGCGCATCCTTGCATGTCTAGGCTCATCCTTATTATCAACCATTGATGGAGTATTAGTTGGTGCAGATGATTCTTTTTCCTCGATTACCACCTCGGTGGATCTTTTCCAATCCCATGAACTAGACTCATTCACCTGCACATCTCGGTTGACCACCACTTCCTTCTCTATTGGATCTAAAAACTTGGTCTTTGGTATTCTCATCATAGCTGATAAAGATGTACCTCTTACTTTTGTCATCTAACTTAGTTCTCCTTTGATCTAGTACATGCGCGCAGTTTACACTTCCGAACACCATTAAATGAGACACCGTAGACTTTTGTCCACTCCATGCTTCTTGTGATGCCTGATCTCCTAATTTCACACAAGGACATCGATTTTGTACATAAACTACACACAATTATGCTTTTGCCCAAAACTCCTTCAACATTCCTTTGCTCTTCATCATTGACCGGACCATGTCAAGAATAGTCTGACAtggttattttaatataatagatAATAGATAGGTTTAGTTAAATTATCAGTTATagttacttttattaatttgtcaATAAACATTTTTGGATTTAATCGTTAGCTTCAACTTTTAAAGGCTACGGATAGCTACATTTAGGTCATCTTAGGAAGTTTTGAACATTCCCCATCATCAGGCTATAACCTTGCCTCTACTTTTTGATCTTGATACTTCCAAATGGAGGCTGTTTGTGTTTGGATAGTCTTCTCTCATGAGTCACGGTGGAGAATCTTGTTTGTCATGATGGTCTGGCTTAGTCTGTTTTAATCCACCAAAATCCGCAGCATAATTTTTCTGTcaaatatttatcttttttatgtcttctttattttaaatttcaggTCATTGAAACCAGCCTCAATGTCAAAATCCTCCCAAAGTGCTTCAAAGTGTAGTCCTTCATTAGCTAAAAATCAGTGGAAAATAACAACGAAGTTAGttgtttttatcattttttttttaatttttaattcccAGTGACAAATTTTCATCTGTTTCCATATTATGGACATAGgctttataaatattttattcacttTACCTTTCAATACTTTTTCTCTTAAGAGATCAGAGGTTGCATAAGTTGGTTTTTGAGGAAGACGGATTGCCTGATGGTACTGAAGTAGCATATTTTGCCAGGGGACAGGTAGTTAAGAGAGATCTGCATGCTTATCTGTGTAACTATTCAAGTATTACTAAAGTTTATTGATGTGTATAGTGATTTATACCTTCTATCTACGCACAGAAATTACTCCAGGGTTATAAGAAGGGGTCTGGAATTTTATGTTGCTGCTGCAATTGTGTGGTAAAAGCTTTACTTTCTTGTGCTCCCAAATTCATGAGTAGttttctgaaaattttgtttttacgTTATGTTTGCAGGTTAGTCCTTCACAATTTGAAGTTCATGCGGGTTGGTCTTCTCGCAAGAAACCGTGAGCATATTTTCCTTTAGATTTATGGCTGCTCAAACTATTCATTACTAGGTTTTCCAATGACTGATGGGTTTTGTTTGGCAGCTATGCATACATTTACACATCGAATGGGGTTTCTCTGCATGAATTAgcaatctctctctcaaaagGGCGCAAATATTCTGCCAAGGATAATGATGACTTATGCATAATATGTCTAGATGGTGGCAATCTTTTGCTTTGTGATGGCTGCCCAAGGGCATTTCATAAAGGTGAATCATAATATAGAGTACTTTGATTAGACAATTTTAAGTGCAGTGTTTTTCTATTAACTCTTCTCCAGTAtaaacgattttttttttgggtgtgtgtgtgtgtgtgttaaaTAGTGAACAGTTTATAAGCTCATGTGTTGTTAATTGGCCTCCTTAGCTCGTTCAATTCTTTGAATAATGGTCAGTTTTCCAGAGTAGAGTTTTTGATTTGTAGTTCCATTCATTTGTGCAGAATGTGCATCATTACCAAGTATTCCCCGTGGTGATTGGTATTGTAAATTTTGCCAGAATATGTTCCAAAGTGAGAAGTTTTTTGAGCATAATGCCAATGCTGTTGCAGCCGGAAGGGTATATGGAGTTGACCCTATTGAGCAGATTACTAAAAGATGCATTCGAATGGTCAGGAACATAGAAATAGATCTTAGTGGATGTGTGTTATGCCGGTATTAATTgcatttttccttctctcaaATGTCCTTTCCTAagatttctcatttttcttctcgtTATATTATCTTATAGGTTGATTTTGCTTTGAagttaattctttttttatctttgCATGCAGTGGGTCTGATTTCAGCAAATCAGGTTTTGGTCCCCGCACAATTATACTTTGCGATCAGGTATCTTGTCATATCATCTTAACTTCTAGTTGAACATTCAAGTGTTGTTGTATTGACTACTTCCAGTTCCTTGTCCATGTTTTTTGCTGTTAtgctttttcttcaaattcttcgTTTGATATCTGGTCAGTGCGAGAAGGAGTTTCACGTGGGCTGTTTAAAAGACCACAAAATGGCATTTCTTAAGGTATTAACTGAAATTACAATCTTGCTTTTTACTTGAAATCCTTTGTGTGACAACAATTTCTTTCCTTGTCTAATGTCCTAATTTCTTTCTGGGATAAGAAAATGTAATGACCGTTAATGAAACAGGAATTGCCAAAAGGAAAATGGTTTTGTAGCACAGATTGTACGAG
This portion of the Cucurbita pepo subsp. pepo cultivar mu-cu-16 chromosome LG08, ASM280686v2, whole genome shotgun sequence genome encodes:
- the LOC111800114 gene encoding uncharacterized protein LOC111800114 isoform X3, whose protein sequence is MKRELAFALEVQSQLEETLGHTRSETLVEARSSSYLDEASRSGGCKRFKGCVVNGLIVYTRVRRSQINVYSGLDNQIRNNCNSAVKIEIPGSLEVGKGSRTEEVQIKTIGLDKSNCNPVSSVCEKESHGAVEKSADKEEGAEGSPLVMAEAREVEENLPGWGVKRFTRSSLKPKVEPEEGPSITITSVKDEVISGVVGETIETVNSLSTPKNKLELKMSKKIALNKRPMTVRELFDTGLLEGVRVIYMGVKKAHDYGLRGTIKDGGILCTCSSCNGCRVIPPSQFEIHACKQYKRAAQYICLENGKSLLDLLRACKGSRQTLEVTIQNLISSSPEEKYFTCRDCKGCFPSSIGQVGPLCSSCEESKRSQCTPSLATPPTSPINKKLRSTEPTTSKSPGSAPVHIPSRYKRKWEIKTKSLKPASMSKSSQSASKCSPSLAKNQWKITTKDQRLHKLVFEEDGLPDGTEVAYFARGQKLLQGYKKGSGILCCCCNCVVSPSQFEVHAGWSSRKKPYAYIYTSNGVSLHELAISLSKGRKYSAKDNDDLCIICLDGGNLLLCDGCPRAFHKECASLPSIPRGDWYCKFCQNMFQSEKFFEHNANAVAAGRVYGVDPIEQITKRCIRMVRNIEIDLSGCVLCRGSDFSKSGFGPRTIILCDQCEKEFHVGCLKDHKMAFLKELPKGKWFCSTDCTRIHSALQKLLIRGPEKLPDSLLEAVSRKLGKNSSDNKVDVDVSWRLISGKIASPETRLLLSEAIAIFHDRFDPIVDITSGRDLIPAMVYGRDVGGQEFGGMYCAILIVNSFVVSAAMLRVFGQDIAELPLVATSNGNHGKGYFQTLFSCIERLLAFLNVKCLVLPAAEEAESIWTEKFGFERIKPDQFCIGSLQLSCYRRTCCQMVTFKGTSMLQKMVPSCRVAGAPL
- the LOC111800114 gene encoding uncharacterized protein LOC111800114 isoform X1, with amino-acid sequence MKRELAFALEVQSQLEETLGHTRSETLVEARSSSYLDEASRSGGCKRFKGCVVNGLIVYTRVRRSQINVYSGLDNQIRNNCNSAVKIEIPGSLEVGKGSRTEEVQIKTIGLDKSNCNPVSSVCEKESHGAVEKSADKEEGAEGSPLVMAEAREVEENLPGWGVKRFTRSSLKPKVEPEEGPSITITSVKDEVISGVVGETIETVNSLSTPKNKLELKMSKKIALNKRPMTVRELFDTGLLEGVRVIYMGVKKAHDYGLRGTIKDGGILCTCSSCNGCRVIPPSQFEIHACKQYKRAAQYICLENGKSLLDLLRACKGSRQTLEVTIQNLISSSPEEKYFTCRDCKGCFPSSIGQVGPLCSSCEESKRSQCTPSLATPPTSPINKKLRSTEPTTSKSPGSAPVHIPSRYKRKWEIKTKSKLSEYISISRSSKSAPLRVPSKYKSALKMRKKSLKPASMSKSSQSASKCSPSLAKNQWKITTKDQRLHKLVFEEDGLPDGTEVAYFARGQKLLQGYKKGSGILCCCCNCVVSPSQFEVHAGWSSRKKPYAYIYTSNGVSLHELAISLSKGRKYSAKDNDDLCIICLDGGNLLLCDGCPRAFHKECASLPSIPRGDWYCKFCQNMFQSEKFFEHNANAVAAGRVYGVDPIEQITKRCIRMVRNIEIDLSGCVLCRGSDFSKSGFGPRTIILCDQCEKEFHVGCLKDHKMAFLKELPKGKWFCSTDCTRIHSALQKLLIRGPEKLPDSLLEAVSRKLGKNSSDNKVDVDVSWRLISGKIASPETRLLLSEAIAIFHDRFDPIVDITSGRDLIPAMVYGRDVGGQEFGGMYCAILIVNSFVVSAAMLRVFGQDIAELPLVATSNGNHGKGYFQTLFSCIERLLAFLNVKCLVLPAAEEAESIWTEKFGFERIKPDQFCIGSLQLSCYRRTCCQMVTFKGTSMLQKMVPSCRVAGAPL
- the LOC111800114 gene encoding uncharacterized protein LOC111800114 isoform X2; amino-acid sequence: MKRELAFALEVQSQLEETLGHTRSETLVEARSSSYLDEASRSGGCKRFKGCVVNGLIVYTRVRRSQINVYSGLDNQIRNNCNSAVKIEIPGSLEVGKGSRTEEVQIKTIGLDKSNCNPVSSVCEKESHGAVEKSADKEEGAEGSPLVMAEAREVEENLPGWGVKRFTRSSLKPKVEPEEGPSITITSVKDEVISGVVGETIETVNSLSTPKNKLELKMSKKIALNKRPMTVRELFDTGLLEGVRVIYMGVKKAHDYGLRGTIKDGGILCTCSSCNGCRVIPPSQFEIHACKQYKRAAQYICLENGKSLLDLLRACKGSRQTLEVTIQNLISSSPEEKYFTCRDCKGCFPSSIGQVGPLCSSCEESKRSQCTPSLATPPTSPINKKLRSTEPTTSKSPGSAPVHIPSRYKRKWEIKTKSKLSEYISISRSSKSAPLRVPSKYKSALKMRKKSLKPASMSKSSQSASKCSPSLAKNQWKITTKDQRLHKLVFEEDGLPDGTEVAYFARGQKLLQGYKKGSGILCCCCNCVVSPSQFEVHAGWSSRKKPYAYIYTSNGVSLHELAISLSKGRKYSAKDNDDLCIICLDGGNLLLCDGCPRAFHKECASLPSIPRGDWYCKFCQNMFQSEKFFEHNANAVAAGRVYGVDPIEQITKRCIRMVRNIEIDLSGCVLCRGSDFSKSGFGPRTIILCDQCEKEFHVGCLKDHKMAFLKELPKGKWFCSTDCTRIHSALQKLLIRGPEKLPDSLLEAVSRKLGKNSSDNKVDVDVSWRLISGKIASPETRLLLSEAIAIFHDRFDPIVDITSGRDLIPAMVYGRDVGGQEFGGMYCAILIVNSFVVSAAMLRVFGQDIAELPLVATSNGNHGKGYFQTLFSCIERLLAFLNVKCLVLPAAEEAESIWTEKFGFERIKPDQLSCYRRTCCQMVTFKGTSMLQKMVPSCRVAGAPL